A window of the Henckelia pumila isolate YLH828 chromosome 3, ASM3356847v2, whole genome shotgun sequence genome harbors these coding sequences:
- the LOC140887290 gene encoding hypersensitive-induced response protein 1 codes for MGQMLGCVQVDQSTVAVKEQFGKYDEVLGPGCHCLPWCLGYQLAGTLTLRLQQLDVRCETKTKDNVFVTVVASIQYRALTEKAADAFYKLSNTKEQIQAYVFDVIRASVPRLELDSAFEQKNDIAKAVEDELEKAMSAYGFEIVQTLIVDIEPDAQVKRAMNEINAAARLRVAANEKAEAEKILQIKKAEGEAESKYLSGLGIARQRQAIVDGLRDSVLAFSESVPGTSAKDVMDMVLVTQYFDTMKEIGATSKSSAVFIPHGPGAVKDIATQIRDGLLQAEVTKQ; via the exons ATGGGTCAAATGCTTGGTTGCGTTCAAGTGGATCAGTCTACTGTTGCTGTGAAGGAACAGTTTGGCAAGTATGACGAAGTGCTTGGGCCTGGGTGCCATTGCCTGCCTTGGTGTCTGGGTTACCAGCTGGCTGGTACGCTGACCTTGCGTTTGCAACAGCTTGACGTCCGCTGTGAAACAAAAACTAAG GACAATGTGTTTGTCACGGTGGTTGCCTCAATTCAATACCGAGCATTGACAGAAAAAGCAGCAGATGCATTTTACAAGCTATCTAACACGAAAGAACAGATCCAAGCATATGTTTTTGATG TCATAAGGGCAAGCGTACCAAGATTGGAATTGGATTCTGCTTTCGAGCAGAAGAATGACATAGCTAAGGCTGTGGAGGATGAACTTGAAAAG GCGATGTCTGCCTATGGTTTTGAGATAGTCCAGACGCTAATTGTGGACATCGAACCAGATGCTCAAGTTAAGAGAGCCATGAATGAGATAAATGCAG CTGCTCGTCTGAGGGTTGCTGCAAATGAGAAGGCTGAAGCTGAGAAAATCTTGCAAATCAAGAAAGCCGAGGGAGAGGCCGAATCCAAATACTTATCTGGGCTTGGGATTGCGCGTCAGCGTCAGGCCATTGTAGACGGGCTAAGAGATAGTGTGCTTGCCTTTTCAGAAAGTGTGCCCGGAACATCAGCAAAGGATGTAATGGACATGGTTCTTGTCACGCAATATTTCGACACGATGAAGGAAATTGGAGCAACATCCAAGTCATCTGCTGTGTTTATTCCACACGGTCCTGGGGCTGTTAAAGACATCGCGACACAGATTCGGGACGGTCTTCTTCAGGCTGAGGTTACTAAACAGTAG